In the Streptomyces fradiae ATCC 10745 = DSM 40063 genome, one interval contains:
- a CDS encoding HRDC domain-containing protein: protein MTDAQDTAEETPLRTTGGGPPDDGVAAGRTAAPEPIPLLEPREGVPPVVADAEALARVVEAFAAGTGPVAVDAERASGYRYGQRAYLVQLRREGAGTALVDPVGCPDLSALGEALDGTEWILHAATQDLPCLRDIGMLPSELFDTELAGRLAGFPRVGLGAMVESVLGYVLEKGHSAVDWSTRPLPEPWLRYAALDVELLVDLRDALEKELDRQGKLEWARQEFAAIAAAPPPPPRKDPWRRTSGMHKVRRRRQMAVVRELWTARDRIAQRRDVSPGKVLSDAAIVEAALALPADVQALTALPGFGSRMGRRQLEQWQAAVDRAKALPDAQLPQPGQALAGPPPPRAWAEKDPAAAARLSAARAVVSALAETLSLPQENLIAPDTVRRVCWEPPRDASEDSVAQVLAGHGARPWQIELVTPALAGALRTAKP, encoded by the coding sequence GTGACCGACGCCCAAGACACCGCAGAAGAGACACCACTGCGAACCACCGGGGGCGGCCCTCCGGACGACGGCGTCGCAGCCGGCCGGACGGCGGCCCCGGAACCGATCCCCTTGCTGGAGCCCCGCGAGGGGGTCCCGCCCGTCGTGGCCGACGCCGAGGCCCTGGCCCGCGTCGTCGAGGCGTTCGCCGCCGGCACGGGCCCCGTGGCCGTCGACGCCGAGCGGGCGTCCGGCTACCGCTACGGGCAGCGCGCCTACCTCGTGCAGCTCCGCCGCGAGGGCGCGGGCACGGCCCTGGTCGACCCGGTCGGCTGCCCCGACCTGTCCGCCCTCGGCGAGGCCCTCGACGGCACCGAGTGGATCCTGCACGCCGCCACGCAGGACCTGCCGTGCCTGCGCGACATAGGCATGCTGCCCTCCGAGCTGTTCGACACCGAGCTGGCCGGCCGCCTCGCGGGCTTCCCCCGCGTCGGCCTCGGCGCGATGGTCGAGTCCGTCCTCGGGTACGTCCTGGAGAAGGGCCACTCCGCGGTGGACTGGTCCACCCGCCCGCTGCCCGAGCCGTGGCTGCGGTACGCCGCGCTCGACGTGGAGCTCCTGGTCGACCTGCGCGACGCGCTGGAGAAGGAGCTCGACCGGCAGGGCAAGCTCGAGTGGGCCCGCCAGGAGTTCGCCGCCATCGCCGCGGCCCCGCCCCCGCCGCCCCGCAAGGACCCCTGGCGCCGCACCTCCGGGATGCACAAGGTGCGCCGCCGCCGCCAGATGGCGGTCGTACGGGAGCTGTGGACCGCCCGCGACCGGATCGCGCAGCGGCGCGACGTCTCGCCGGGCAAGGTGCTCAGCGACGCGGCGATCGTGGAGGCCGCGCTCGCCCTGCCCGCCGACGTGCAGGCGCTGACCGCGCTGCCCGGCTTCGGGTCCCGCATGGGGCGCAGGCAGCTGGAGCAGTGGCAGGCCGCCGTGGACCGCGCCAAGGCGCTGCCGGACGCGCAGCTCCCGCAGCCCGGCCAGGCGCTGGCGGGGCCGCCCCCGCCGCGCGCCTGGGCGGAGAAGGACCCGGCGGCGGCGGCGCGCCTGTCGGCGGCGCGCGCGGTGGTGTCGGCGCTGGCCGAGACGCTGAGCCTGCCGCAGGAGAACCTGATCGCCCCGGACACCGTCCGGCGGGTCTGCTGGGAGCCGCCCCGGGACGCGTCGGAGGACTCCGTGGCGCAGGTGCTCGCCGGCCACGGCGCCCGCCCGTGGCAGATCGAGCTGGTGACGCCCGCCCTGGCCGGGGCGCTGCGCACCGCGAAGCCCTGA
- a CDS encoding response regulator transcription factor yields the protein MSVLLEQPASLVAYRPNKPTAMVVVADPRVRSTVTRHLWALGVRDVIEASSIAEARPRIGNPRDICVADVHLPDGSGLTLLSETRAAGWPNGLALSAADDIGAVRNALAGGVKGYVVTGTRTNIGHPTRPGAAPIGAAAARLHRRPPGAPSHPGGYRELSGREVEVLRLVAEGQSNKAIGVSMGLSALTVKSHLARIARKLGTGDRAGMVAVALRTGIIH from the coding sequence GTGTCCGTTCTCCTCGAGCAGCCCGCAAGCCTGGTCGCCTACCGCCCGAACAAGCCGACCGCCATGGTCGTCGTGGCCGACCCGCGCGTCCGCTCCACCGTGACCCGCCATCTGTGGGCCCTCGGAGTGCGTGACGTCATCGAGGCGTCGTCCATCGCGGAGGCCCGCCCCCGTATCGGCAACCCGCGCGACATCTGCGTCGCCGACGTCCACCTGCCCGACGGCTCCGGTCTCACCCTGCTGTCCGAGACCCGCGCCGCCGGCTGGCCCAACGGCCTGGCCCTCTCCGCCGCCGACGACATCGGCGCGGTGCGCAACGCGCTCGCCGGCGGCGTCAAGGGCTACGTCGTCACCGGTACCCGAACCAACATCGGGCACCCCACCCGTCCGGGCGCCGCCCCCATCGGCGCCGCCGCCGCCCGCCTCCACCGCCGCCCCCCGGGTGCCCCGAGCCACCCGGGCGGCTACCGCGAGCTGTCCGGCCGCGAGGTCGAGGTCCTGCGACTGGTGGCGGAGGGCCAGTCGAACAAGGCCATCGGCGTGTCCATGGGCCTGTCCGCCCTGACCGTCAAGTCGCACCTGGCCCGCATCGCCCGCAAGCTGGGCACCGGCGACCGGGCCGGCATGGTCGCCGTCGCGCTGCGCACCGGCATCATCCACTGA
- a CDS encoding DUF3000 domain-containing protein, giving the protein MAAAQEQFSGHSDGTEGTDGGEGGPVPPPVFRAAVDALRAARPRPEIELEPTRPPRRLAPWAYALEAAAVEDGEDLADGRLVLLHDPAGHEAWQGTFRLVTLVRAELEPEMAADPLLPAVCWSWLTGALEARGLSYGAASGTVTQAGSYYFGGLAGRRPATQIEIRASWTPEEGRGGAPDAAAHLAAWADLLCQVAGLPPAAPGPADGGGGGVVSLPQRRGPHHP; this is encoded by the coding sequence ATGGCTGCGGCTCAGGAACAGTTCTCCGGTCACTCCGACGGCACCGAGGGCACAGACGGCGGGGAGGGCGGCCCCGTCCCTCCTCCCGTCTTCCGGGCCGCGGTCGACGCGCTGCGGGCGGCGCGCCCGCGCCCGGAGATCGAACTGGAGCCCACCCGGCCGCCCCGGCGGCTCGCCCCGTGGGCGTACGCACTGGAGGCCGCCGCCGTGGAGGACGGCGAGGACCTGGCGGACGGGCGGCTGGTGCTGCTGCACGACCCGGCCGGGCACGAGGCGTGGCAGGGGACGTTCCGGCTGGTCACGCTGGTGCGGGCGGAGCTGGAGCCGGAGATGGCGGCCGACCCGCTGCTGCCGGCGGTGTGCTGGTCCTGGCTGACGGGCGCGCTGGAGGCGCGGGGCCTGTCGTACGGGGCGGCGAGCGGGACGGTCACCCAGGCCGGGTCGTACTACTTCGGCGGGCTGGCGGGGCGCCGGCCGGCCACGCAGATCGAGATCCGCGCCTCCTGGACGCCGGAGGAGGGCCGGGGCGGCGCGCCGGACGCCGCGGCGCACCTGGCGGCATGGGCGGACCTCCTGTGCCAGGTGGCGGGCCTGCCGCCGGCCGCGCCGGGGCCCGCGGACGGGGGCGGCGGGGGTGTGGTGTCCCTCCCCCAGCGCCGGGGCCCGCACCACCCGTAA
- the hemE gene encoding uroporphyrinogen decarboxylase, with product MSANTRPPGPPTQTYDSAFLKACRREPVPHTPVWFMRQAGRSLPEYLKVREGVPMLESCMRPELVTEITLQPVRRHKVDAAIYFSDIVVPLKAIGVDLDIKPGVGPVVAEPIRRREDLARLRDLTPDDVAYVTEAIGALTGELGATPLIGFAGAPFTLASYLVEGGPSRNHENTKALMYGDPGLWADLLDRLADITAAFLKVQIEAGASAVQLFDSWVGALAPDDYRRSVMPASAKVFDAVAGYGVPRIHFGVGTGELLGLMGEAGADVVGVDWRVPLDEAARRVGPGKALQGNLDPAVLFAPREAVEEQAGRVLDAAAGLEGHVFNLGHGVLPTTNPDALTRLVEYVHTRTAR from the coding sequence GTGAGTGCCAACACCCGCCCCCCGGGCCCCCCGACGCAGACGTACGACTCCGCCTTCCTCAAGGCCTGCCGCCGCGAGCCGGTGCCGCACACGCCTGTCTGGTTCATGCGCCAGGCGGGGCGCTCACTGCCCGAGTACCTGAAGGTCCGCGAGGGCGTCCCCATGCTGGAGTCCTGCATGCGGCCCGAGCTGGTCACGGAGATCACGCTCCAGCCCGTGCGGCGCCACAAGGTCGACGCGGCGATCTACTTCAGCGACATCGTCGTGCCCCTCAAGGCCATCGGCGTCGACCTGGACATCAAGCCCGGCGTCGGCCCCGTCGTCGCCGAGCCGATCCGCCGCCGCGAGGACCTGGCGCGGCTGCGCGACCTGACCCCCGACGACGTCGCGTACGTCACGGAGGCCATCGGCGCGCTCACCGGCGAGCTCGGCGCCACCCCGCTGATCGGCTTCGCGGGCGCGCCCTTCACGCTGGCCAGCTACCTCGTCGAGGGCGGCCCGTCGCGCAACCACGAGAACACCAAGGCCCTCATGTACGGCGACCCCGGCCTGTGGGCGGACCTGCTCGACCGGCTGGCCGACATCACCGCGGCGTTCCTGAAGGTCCAGATCGAGGCCGGCGCCTCCGCGGTGCAGCTCTTCGACTCCTGGGTGGGCGCGCTGGCCCCGGACGACTACCGCCGCTCCGTCATGCCCGCGTCGGCGAAGGTCTTCGACGCCGTCGCCGGGTACGGGGTGCCCCGCATCCACTTCGGCGTCGGTACGGGCGAACTGCTCGGCCTCATGGGCGAGGCGGGCGCCGACGTGGTGGGCGTCGACTGGCGCGTCCCGCTGGACGAGGCGGCCCGCCGCGTCGGCCCCGGCAAGGCGCTCCAGGGCAACCTGGACCCGGCCGTGCTGTTCGCCCCGCGCGAGGCCGTTGAGGAGCAGGCCGGCCGTGTGCTGGACGCCGCCGCGGGGCTGGAGGGCCACGTCTTCAACCTCGGCCACGGTGTGCTGCCCACGACGAACCCGGACGCGCTGACCCGCCTCGTCGAGTACGTCCACACCCGCACCGCCCGCTAG
- a CDS encoding DUF6882 domain-containing protein — translation MISSFSEGFVRATEPHAGWGMQQLEAFTAFLPSGPWGADLEACVYRQGGLELRVGLLGSYDESDGSWMWAWANPGFAGTPVAAAAEALRRFGEERDVPEFARELVSLAGFDDPRMAVERLAFGAMGVLGAAGYIGVEAGPGTRAYLVPDDPAVPFPAPDPVALPRVLLTAVGLVPGLRPRAVVAGYFARHGMEARPVADGGLGAALPDGSAVEVAFDAEGRIARVDVTAVGRPATD, via the coding sequence ATGATCAGTTCTTTCAGCGAGGGCTTCGTGCGGGCGACGGAGCCGCACGCCGGGTGGGGCATGCAGCAGTTGGAGGCGTTCACCGCCTTCCTGCCCTCCGGCCCGTGGGGGGCGGACCTGGAGGCGTGCGTGTACCGGCAGGGCGGGCTCGAGTTGCGGGTGGGCCTGCTCGGTTCGTACGACGAGTCGGACGGCTCGTGGATGTGGGCCTGGGCCAACCCGGGCTTCGCGGGCACGCCCGTCGCGGCGGCGGCCGAGGCGCTGCGCCGGTTCGGCGAGGAGCGGGACGTGCCTGAGTTCGCCCGGGAGCTGGTCTCCCTGGCGGGCTTCGACGACCCGCGCATGGCGGTGGAGCGGCTGGCGTTCGGCGCCATGGGCGTGCTGGGCGCCGCCGGGTACATCGGGGTGGAGGCGGGGCCCGGTACGCGCGCCTACCTGGTGCCGGACGACCCGGCGGTGCCGTTCCCGGCCCCTGACCCGGTGGCGCTGCCGCGCGTGCTGCTCACGGCCGTGGGCCTGGTGCCCGGCCTGCGGCCGCGGGCCGTGGTGGCGGGGTACTTCGCCCGGCACGGGATGGAGGCACGCCCGGTGGCCGACGGCGGTCTGGGCGCAGCGCTGCCGGACGGCTCGGCGGTGGAAGTGGCGTTCGACGCGGAGGGCCGGATCGCGCGGGTGGACGTCACGGCGGTGGGCCGCCCGGCGACGGACTGA
- the catA gene encoding type A chloramphenicol O-acetyltransferase translates to MDAPTPIDLDTWPRRQHFEHYRRSVPCTYAMTVELDVTAFTAALRRSRRKSYIAQVWALSTVVNRHDEFRMCLTDSGEPAVWPVVHPAFTVFNPERETFACVWAPHDADFGAFHDVAAPLLAEHGRATDFFPQGELPANAFDVSSLPWASFTGFDLAIGNGWDHLAPIFTLGRYTERDGRVLLPLAVQVHHAAADGFHSARLVNELQALVSDPSWLEESPQT, encoded by the coding sequence ATGGACGCCCCCACCCCGATCGACCTCGACACGTGGCCGCGCCGACAGCACTTCGAGCACTACCGCCGGAGCGTTCCGTGCACGTACGCGATGACGGTGGAGCTGGACGTCACCGCCTTCACCGCGGCACTGCGTCGATCGCGGCGCAAGTCCTACATCGCGCAGGTCTGGGCCCTGTCCACGGTCGTCAACCGCCACGACGAGTTCAGGATGTGTCTCACCGACTCGGGTGAGCCGGCCGTCTGGCCCGTCGTGCACCCGGCCTTCACGGTGTTCAACCCGGAGCGCGAGACGTTCGCGTGCGTGTGGGCTCCCCATGACGCGGACTTCGGAGCGTTCCACGACGTGGCCGCGCCCCTGCTCGCGGAGCACGGCCGGGCCACCGACTTCTTCCCCCAGGGGGAGCTGCCGGCCAACGCGTTCGACGTGTCGAGCCTGCCATGGGCGTCCTTCACCGGGTTCGACCTCGCCATCGGCAACGGCTGGGACCACCTCGCGCCGATCTTCACGCTCGGCCGCTACACCGAGCGGGACGGCCGGGTCCTGCTCCCCCTGGCGGTGCAGGTGCACCACGCCGCCGCGGACGGGTTCCACTCGGCCCGGCTCGTCAACGAGTTGCAGGCTCTCGTCTCGGATCCGAGCTGGCTGGAGGAGAGCCCCCAGACCTGA